A genome region from Oenanthe melanoleuca isolate GR-GAL-2019-014 chromosome 2, OMel1.0, whole genome shotgun sequence includes the following:
- the LOC130248820 gene encoding collagen alpha-6(VI) chain-like, translated as MLWKGSHITFLLRYTDTCPAYPTEVVFALDMSDDVTPAAFERMRNIVMVLLKTIKISESNCPTGARVSVVSFNTNMHYLIRFSEFQKNNLLLQAVQSIPLERSSGKRNIGAAMRFVARNVFKRVRQGILTRKVALFLANGPSQDDVAISTAVLELSALDITPVVIAFSEVPNVRRAFSIDDTRRFQLFVWERQQDENLEGITDCTLCFDKCNPRTNCEVPFSPLVQMDMDITYIMESSRSISSEEFQRAKDFVSNMLDQFVISSQPNESYGGIRVALVQQAPRGFLPDRNQTPVALEFDLVTYSNKDLMKKHIQESVHQLEGPSAIASALQWTVENVFFKAPRQRKHRVIFTIVGSKTSSWDRERLREISLGAKCQGFTLFTLALGSDVSDSELMELSSSPTDQHSLTLGRVSAPEMVYAQRFSRAFLNLLQQEMNSYPSPELQEECENLDRGDIQEESMTERIPFPEMAERSSRQVLEGMEKNGSRVMKSMKENTREPVYTMPEMRDYYEENEYFTEENAKTKKPQECGKAQEKNKKNLETTAETRGACNDYDVCDLVQDSGECQNYILKWYYDKEQKMCGQFWYGGCGGNKNRFETQEECGFLCIESS; from the exons ATGTTGTGGAAAGGTTCTCACATAACTTTTCTGCTTCGATATACAGACACATGTCCAGCTTATCCAACTGAAGTTGTTTTTGCCTTGGATATGTCTGATGATGTTACACCAGCTGCATTTGAAAGAATGAGGAACATTGTTATGGTGTTGCTGAAGACCATTAAGATCAGTGAAAGCAATTGCCCAACAGGCGCTCGTGTCTCTGTTGTTTCTTTCAACACCAACATGCACTACCTCATCCGATTCTCAGAATTCCAAAAAAACAACTTGCTGCTACAAGCAGTCCAGAGCATCCCGCTAGAGAGATCCAGTGGAAAACGAAATATTGGGGCAGCCATGAGATTTGTTGCAAGAAATGTCTTCAAACGTGTTCGTCAGGGCATCCTCACGAGAAAAGTTGCTCTGTTTTTGGCTAATGGTCCGTCACAGGATGATGTTGccatcagcacagctgtgcttgAGTTGAGTGCCTTGGATATCACCCCAGTGGTCATTGCCTTCAGTGAAGTGCCAAATGTCAGACGTGCCTTCTCT ATTGATGACACAAGAAGATTTCAATTATTTGTTTGGGAAAGACAGCAAGATGAAAATTTGGAGGGCATTACAGATTGTACACTTTGCTTTG ATAAATGCAACCCAAGAACCAACTGTGAGGTGCCTTTTTCTCCCCTGGTTCAGATGGATATGGATATAACTTACATCATGGAGAGCTCTCGCAGCATTAGCAGTGAAGAGTTTCAGAGAGCCAAAGACTTTGTGAGCAACATGTTGGATCAGTTTGTCATTTCTTCACAGCCAAATGAATCATATGGAGGCATCAGAGTGGCACTGGTGCAGCAGGCTCCCAGGGGCTTCCTGCCTGACAGAAACCAGACACCAGTGGCCTTGGAGTTTGACCTAGTTACATACAGCAATAAAGATTTGATGAAGAAACACATCCAAGAGTCTGTTCACCAGCTGGAAGGGCCATCAGCCATtgcttctgctctgcagtggaCAGTTGAAAATGTGTTCTTTAAAGCTCCcagacaaagaaaacacaggGTCATATTTACAATAGTCGGAAGCAAAACAAGCTCGTGGGACagagaaaggctgagagagatTTCACTCGGAGCCAAGTGCCAAGGATTCACCTTGTTCACTCTTGCACTTGGCAGTGATGTGAGTGACAGTGAGCTGATGGAGCTGTCCAGCTCCCCCACAGACCAGCACTCGCTGACTCTGGGCAGGGTTTCCGCACCAGAGATGGTGTATGCTCAGAGGTTTAGCCGAGCATTCCTAAATCTTCTGCAAC AAGAAATGAACAGTTATCCTTCACCTGAACTTCAAGAAGAGTGTGAAAACTTAGACCGGGGAGACATACAGGAAGAATCCATGACTGAAAG GATACCTTTTCCTGAAATGGCTGAAAGGAGCTCCCGTCAAGTTTTAGAaggcatggaaaaaaatggaagtagAGTCATGAAGAGTATGAAAGAGAACACCAGGGAACCTGTATACACAATGCCAGAAATGAGAGATTATTATGAGGAGAATGAGTATTTCACAGAGGAAAATGCTAAAACGAAAAAGCCTCAAGAGTGTGGAAAAGCTCAGgagaagaacaagaaaaacttAGAGACAACAGCAGAAACTAGAGGTGCCTGTAATGATTATG
- the LOC130248821 gene encoding collagen alpha-4(VI) chain-like, giving the protein MDGRDAYGPEGSKGAKGESGFIGYPGPEGEEGDPGIPGAEGPKGIRGRRGNSGIPGSSGDPGDQGPSGPMGAKGPMGTILMEPCELVNFTRKNCRKWGTSFTSDFA; this is encoded by the exons ATGGATGGCAGAGATGCCTATGGTCCTGAAGGAAGCAAAGGAGCAAAG GGAGAATCTGGATTCATAGGATATCCTGGTCCAGAG gGAGAAGAAGGAGATCCGGGCATTCCAGGAGCTGAAGGACCCAAAGGAATTAGGGGTAGAAGA GGTAATTCTGGCATACCAGGTTCCTCGGGAGATCCAGGTGACCAAGGGCCATCAGGACccatg GGTGCCAAGGGGCCAATGGGCACCATTTTAATGGAA CCTTGTGAACTTGTGAATTTTACCCGAAAAAACTGCCGTAAGTGGGGAACATCTTTTACCTCTGATTTTGCCTAG